From a region of the Desmodus rotundus isolate HL8 chromosome 7, HLdesRot8A.1, whole genome shotgun sequence genome:
- the STOML1 gene encoding stomatin-like protein 1 isoform X2, whose protein sequence is MVGRSGYRALPGGDFDRFQQPSFGFLGSPKDRLLPEPGSAGPGADAPQTWPSFLCHVLVSFLGFLLLLITFPISGWFALKVVPTYERMIVFRLGRIRAPQGPGVVLLLPFVDSFQRVDLRMRAFSVPPCKLASKDGAVLSVGADVQFRIWDPVLSVMTVKDLNTATRMTAQNAMTRALLRRPLREIQMEKLKISDQLLLEINDVTRAWGLEVGRVELAVDSVLQLPQDCPLQQLAPHLLGVGMSSLAGRPLPLGQDTLEVMSEVEPPAPHSGAGPSSKQPVAEGLLTTLQPYLSETLVSQVGACYQFNVILPGGTHSAYFLDLTTGRGRVGRGVPDGIPDVEVEVAEADLQALLCRELRPLAAYMSGRLKVKGDLAVAMKLEAVLRTLK, encoded by the exons ATGGTCGGCAGGTCAGGCTACCGGGCGCTGCCCGGGGGGGACTTTGACCGCTTCCAGCAGCCAAGCTTCGGCTTCTTGGGCTCCCCGAAAGACCGCTTGTTGCCGGAGCCGGGCAGCGCGGGGCCGGGGGCTG ATGCACCTCAGACCTGGCCCTCCTTCCTCTGCCATGTCCTTGTTAGTTTCCTGGGGTTCTTGTTGTTGCTGATAACCTTCCCCATTTCTGGCTGGTTTGCCCTGAAG GTCGTGCCCACCTATGAGCGGATGATTGTATTTCGCCTGGGCCGGATCCGCGCCCCTCAGGGGCCTGGCGTGGTTCTGCTCCTGCCCTTCGTTGACTCCTTTCAGAGGGTGGATCTGAGGATGCGAGCCTTCAGTGTCCCTCCTTGCAAG TTGGCTTCTAAGGATGGGgctgtgctgtctgtgggggcCGATGTCCAGTTCCGCATCTGGGACCCAGTACTGTCAGTGATGACCGTGAAGGACCTGAACACAGCCACACGCATGACGGCCCAGAACGCCATGACCAGGGCCCTGCTCAGGAGGCCTCTGCGGGAGATCCAGATGGAGAAGCTCAAGATCAGCGACCAGCTCCTG CTGGAGATCAACGACGtgaccagggcctgggggctcGAGGTGGGCCGCGTGGAGCTGGCAGTGGACTCCGTGCTGCAGCTGCCCCAGGACTGCCCCCTCCAGCAGCTGGCTCCCCACCTTCTGGGGGTGGGCATGTCCTCACTGGCAGGACGTCCCCTGCCCCTGGGGCAAG ACACCTTGGAGGTCATGAGTGAGGTGGAGCCGCCTGCCCCTCACAGTGGTGCTGGGCCCAGCTCGAAGCAGCCGGTGGCCGAGGGGCTGCTGACCACTCTGCAGCCCTACCTGTCCGAGACCCTGGTCAGCCAAGTCGGGGCCTGCTACCAGTTCAATGTCATCCTGCCCGGCGGCACACACAGCGCCTACTTCCTGGACCTCACTACAG GGCGAGGGAGAGTGGGACGCGGGGTGCCTGACGGCATCCCTgacgtggaggtggaggtggctgAGGCAGACCTGCAGGCCCTGTTGTGCAGGGAGCTGCGGCCCCTGGCCGCCTACATGAGTGGGCGGCTGAAGGTGAAGGGCGACCTAGCAGTGGCCATGAAACTGGAGGCTGTCCTCAGAACCCTGAAGTAG
- the STOML1 gene encoding stomatin-like protein 1 isoform X1 — MVGRSGYRALPGGDFDRFQQPSFGFLGSPKDRLLPEPGSAGPGADAPQTWPSFLCHVLVSFLGFLLLLITFPISGWFALKVVPTYERMIVFRLGRIRAPQGPGVVLLLPFVDSFQRVDLRMRAFSVPPCKLASKDGAVLSVGADVQFRIWDPVLSVMTVKDLNTATRMTAQNAMTRALLRRPLREIQMEKLKISDQLLGLNAPCLAGLSVAAPGQPLQPSLSWVSLPILTHHSLQQAWPPEAQLEINDVTRAWGLEVGRVELAVDSVLQLPQDCPLQQLAPHLLGVGMSSLAGRPLPLGQDTLEVMSEVEPPAPHSGAGPSSKQPVAEGLLTTLQPYLSETLVSQVGACYQFNVILPGGTHSAYFLDLTTGRGRVGRGVPDGIPDVEVEVAEADLQALLCRELRPLAAYMSGRLKVKGDLAVAMKLEAVLRTLK; from the exons ATGGTCGGCAGGTCAGGCTACCGGGCGCTGCCCGGGGGGGACTTTGACCGCTTCCAGCAGCCAAGCTTCGGCTTCTTGGGCTCCCCGAAAGACCGCTTGTTGCCGGAGCCGGGCAGCGCGGGGCCGGGGGCTG ATGCACCTCAGACCTGGCCCTCCTTCCTCTGCCATGTCCTTGTTAGTTTCCTGGGGTTCTTGTTGTTGCTGATAACCTTCCCCATTTCTGGCTGGTTTGCCCTGAAG GTCGTGCCCACCTATGAGCGGATGATTGTATTTCGCCTGGGCCGGATCCGCGCCCCTCAGGGGCCTGGCGTGGTTCTGCTCCTGCCCTTCGTTGACTCCTTTCAGAGGGTGGATCTGAGGATGCGAGCCTTCAGTGTCCCTCCTTGCAAG TTGGCTTCTAAGGATGGGgctgtgctgtctgtgggggcCGATGTCCAGTTCCGCATCTGGGACCCAGTACTGTCAGTGATGACCGTGAAGGACCTGAACACAGCCACACGCATGACGGCCCAGAACGCCATGACCAGGGCCCTGCTCAGGAGGCCTCTGCGGGAGATCCAGATGGAGAAGCTCAAGATCAGCGACCAGCTCCTG GGATTGAATGCTCCCTGCCTTGCTGGACTCTCCGTAGCTGCTCCAGGCCAGCCACTTCAGCCCTCACTCTCCTGGGTCAGCCTTCCCATCCTCACGCATCACTCTCTGCAGCAGGCCTGGCCTCCTGAAGCTCAG CTGGAGATCAACGACGtgaccagggcctgggggctcGAGGTGGGCCGCGTGGAGCTGGCAGTGGACTCCGTGCTGCAGCTGCCCCAGGACTGCCCCCTCCAGCAGCTGGCTCCCCACCTTCTGGGGGTGGGCATGTCCTCACTGGCAGGACGTCCCCTGCCCCTGGGGCAAG ACACCTTGGAGGTCATGAGTGAGGTGGAGCCGCCTGCCCCTCACAGTGGTGCTGGGCCCAGCTCGAAGCAGCCGGTGGCCGAGGGGCTGCTGACCACTCTGCAGCCCTACCTGTCCGAGACCCTGGTCAGCCAAGTCGGGGCCTGCTACCAGTTCAATGTCATCCTGCCCGGCGGCACACACAGCGCCTACTTCCTGGACCTCACTACAG GGCGAGGGAGAGTGGGACGCGGGGTGCCTGACGGCATCCCTgacgtggaggtggaggtggctgAGGCAGACCTGCAGGCCCTGTTGTGCAGGGAGCTGCGGCCCCTGGCCGCCTACATGAGTGGGCGGCTGAAGGTGAAGGGCGACCTAGCAGTGGCCATGAAACTGGAGGCTGTCCTCAGAACCCTGAAGTAG
- the STOML1 gene encoding stomatin-like protein 1 isoform X3: MIVFRLGRIRAPQGPGVVLLLPFVDSFQRVDLRMRAFSVPPCKLASKDGAVLSVGADVQFRIWDPVLSVMTVKDLNTATRMTAQNAMTRALLRRPLREIQMEKLKISDQLLGLNAPCLAGLSVAAPGQPLQPSLSWVSLPILTHHSLQQAWPPEAQLEINDVTRAWGLEVGRVELAVDSVLQLPQDCPLQQLAPHLLGVGMSSLAGRPLPLGQDTLEVMSEVEPPAPHSGAGPSSKQPVAEGLLTTLQPYLSETLVSQVGACYQFNVILPGGTHSAYFLDLTTGRGRVGRGVPDGIPDVEVEVAEADLQALLCRELRPLAAYMSGRLKVKGDLAVAMKLEAVLRTLK; the protein is encoded by the exons ATGATTGTATTTCGCCTGGGCCGGATCCGCGCCCCTCAGGGGCCTGGCGTGGTTCTGCTCCTGCCCTTCGTTGACTCCTTTCAGAGGGTGGATCTGAGGATGCGAGCCTTCAGTGTCCCTCCTTGCAAG TTGGCTTCTAAGGATGGGgctgtgctgtctgtgggggcCGATGTCCAGTTCCGCATCTGGGACCCAGTACTGTCAGTGATGACCGTGAAGGACCTGAACACAGCCACACGCATGACGGCCCAGAACGCCATGACCAGGGCCCTGCTCAGGAGGCCTCTGCGGGAGATCCAGATGGAGAAGCTCAAGATCAGCGACCAGCTCCTG GGATTGAATGCTCCCTGCCTTGCTGGACTCTCCGTAGCTGCTCCAGGCCAGCCACTTCAGCCCTCACTCTCCTGGGTCAGCCTTCCCATCCTCACGCATCACTCTCTGCAGCAGGCCTGGCCTCCTGAAGCTCAG CTGGAGATCAACGACGtgaccagggcctgggggctcGAGGTGGGCCGCGTGGAGCTGGCAGTGGACTCCGTGCTGCAGCTGCCCCAGGACTGCCCCCTCCAGCAGCTGGCTCCCCACCTTCTGGGGGTGGGCATGTCCTCACTGGCAGGACGTCCCCTGCCCCTGGGGCAAG ACACCTTGGAGGTCATGAGTGAGGTGGAGCCGCCTGCCCCTCACAGTGGTGCTGGGCCCAGCTCGAAGCAGCCGGTGGCCGAGGGGCTGCTGACCACTCTGCAGCCCTACCTGTCCGAGACCCTGGTCAGCCAAGTCGGGGCCTGCTACCAGTTCAATGTCATCCTGCCCGGCGGCACACACAGCGCCTACTTCCTGGACCTCACTACAG GGCGAGGGAGAGTGGGACGCGGGGTGCCTGACGGCATCCCTgacgtggaggtggaggtggctgAGGCAGACCTGCAGGCCCTGTTGTGCAGGGAGCTGCGGCCCCTGGCCGCCTACATGAGTGGGCGGCTGAAGGTGAAGGGCGACCTAGCAGTGGCCATGAAACTGGAGGCTGTCCTCAGAACCCTGAAGTAG